One Gossypium raimondii isolate GPD5lz chromosome 3, ASM2569854v1, whole genome shotgun sequence genomic window carries:
- the LOC105795510 gene encoding regulator of nonsense transcripts UPF3 isoform X3, protein MKRTLDRTKVVLRHLPPSITEAMLIEQVDSAFAGRYNWFSFRPGKNRQKHQSCSRLYIDFKSLEDVLEFAEFFNGHVFVNEKGAQFKTIVEYAPSQCVPTLWAKNDDCEGTIFKVFLDEHLDPEYLEFLEFLAKPVENLPSAEIQLERREAERVGALKDSSIVTPLMDFVRQKRAAKKSLSNGKLSRRAGGQSGGIPSSASSKRGSEKRRGSTTMVCIYLYVLRDSLKNASGKDKSTYILVSRRDEQQLSNRPVILASSVGTEVSEEESGATRITDADKNKVLLLKGKGKEKEISHVAGSILHQQNFTSPIKTILRSTPTKLNSRRENRIIRGILLNKDSRQSQCAGFQSEQHIETSHLEKERRPTWHPHANLGLKDACNASDGNVAGNHLHGAKKLERRSRNKDRTDHGVWTLRHSDGSCASDESLSSSASQSAQILIDSSEGACGDNKVDFSSVGSWQGKTFASEHNASSKHVSRRVAVANGSSAVNDGKPGKRANVYGSHEKQVWVQKSSSGS, encoded by the exons ATGAAGCGGACTTTGGATCGAACCAAAGTGGTTCTCCGCCACTTGCCACCGTCCATTACGGAGGCCATGCTTATCGAACAAGTCGATAGTGCCTTTGCTGGCCGTTACAACTGGTTTTCCTTCCGTCCAGGAAAGAACCG TCAGAAGCATCAGTCTTGTTCCAGACTGTACATAGACTTCAAGAGCCTTGAGGATGTCTTGGAGTTTGCAGAGTTCTTTAACGGTCATGTGTTTGTTAATGAGAAAG GGGCACAGTTTAAAACTATTGTTGAGTATGCACCTTCCCAATGCGTTCCCACACTCTGGGCTAAAAATGATGATTGTGAAGGGACTATATTCAAAG TCTTTCTTGATGAACATCTAGATCCTGAGTATTTGGAGTTCCTTGAATTTCTTGCGAAGCCAGTCGAGAATCTTCCTAGTGCAGAGATACAATTAGAGAGGAGGGAGGCTGAAAGAGTTG GTGCACTGAAGGATTCTTCCATAGTTACACCTTTAATGGATTTTGTTAGACAGAAAAGAGCTGCTAAG AAGTCACTGTCTAATGGGAAACTTAGCAGAAGAGCTGGTGGACAATCTGGTGGGATTCCAAGTTCAGCATCATCAAAAAGAGGTTCTGAAAAGAGGCGGGGTTCTACTACAATGGTATGCATATATTTG TATGTTCTAAGGGATAGCTTGAAAAATGCAAGTGGCAAAGACAAATCGACATACATTCTGGTTTCTAGAAGGGATGAGCAGCAACTTTCCAATAGGCCTGTTATTTTGGCATCATCTGTGGGAACTGAAGTATCTGAAGAGGAAAGTG GAGCTACTAGAATTACTGATGCTGATAAAAATAAAGTTCTGCTTCtgaaagggaaagggaaagagaaagaaatttctCAT GTGGCTGGAAGTATATTGCATCAACAGAATTTTACATCTCCAATTAAAACAATACTTCGTTCAACTCCTACCAAACTGAACTCACGACGCGAAAACAGAATAATCAGAGGCATACTGTTAAACAAGGATTCTCGTCAAAGTCAGTGTGCCGGCTTCCAGTCAGAGCAGCATATTGAGACCTCACATTTGGAAAAAGAGAGACGACCTACTTGGCATCCACATGCAAATTTAGGTTTGAAGGATGCATGCAATGCTTCAGATGGTAACGTTGCTGGGAATCACTTGCATGGTGCTAAGAAGCTAGAAAGACGTAGCAGAAACAAAGATAGAACAGATCATGGTGTTTGGACCCTTCGCCATTCTGATGGATCATGTGCTAGTGATGAGTCCTTGTCATCATCTGCTTCTCAATCTGCGCAGATACTTATAGATTCTTCAGAAG GGGCTTGTGGTGATAATAAAGTTGATTTCTCAAGTGTTGGGAGCTGGCAAGGTAAAACTTTTGCAAGTGAACATAATG CATCCAGTAAGCACGTCAGCCGTCGTGTAGCAGTTGCCAATGGATCATCTGCTGTGAATGATGGGAAACCAGGGAAAAGAGCCAATGTGTATGGTTCTCATGAG AAACAAGTATGGGTACAGAAATCTAGTTCTGGTTCTtag
- the LOC105795510 gene encoding regulator of nonsense transcripts UPF3 isoform X5: MKRTLDRTKVVLRHLPPSITEAMLIEQVDSAFAGRYNWFSFRPGKNRQKHQSCSRLYIDFKSLEDVLEFAEFFNGHVFVNEKGAQFKTIVEYAPSQCVPTLWAKNDDCEGTIFKVFLDEHLDPEYLEFLEFLAKPVENLPSAEIQLERREAERVGALKDSSIVTPLMDFVRQKRAAKVGSRSLSNGKLSRRAGGQSGGIPSSASSKRGSEKRRGSTTMYVLRDSLKNASGKDKSTYILVSRRDEQQLSNRPVILASSVGTEVSEEESGATRITDADKNKVLLLKGKGKEKEISHVAGSILHQQNFTSPIKTILRSTPTKLNSRRENRIIRGILLNKDSRQSQCAGFQSEQHIETSHLEKERRPTWHPHANLGLKDACNASDGNVAGNHLHGAKKLERRSRNKDRTDHGVWTLRHSDGSCASDESLSSSASQSAQILIDSSEGACGDNKVDFSSVGSWQGKTFASEHNASSKHVSRRVAVANGSSAVNDGKPGKRANVYGSHEKQVWVQKSSSGS; the protein is encoded by the exons ATGAAGCGGACTTTGGATCGAACCAAAGTGGTTCTCCGCCACTTGCCACCGTCCATTACGGAGGCCATGCTTATCGAACAAGTCGATAGTGCCTTTGCTGGCCGTTACAACTGGTTTTCCTTCCGTCCAGGAAAGAACCG TCAGAAGCATCAGTCTTGTTCCAGACTGTACATAGACTTCAAGAGCCTTGAGGATGTCTTGGAGTTTGCAGAGTTCTTTAACGGTCATGTGTTTGTTAATGAGAAAG GGGCACAGTTTAAAACTATTGTTGAGTATGCACCTTCCCAATGCGTTCCCACACTCTGGGCTAAAAATGATGATTGTGAAGGGACTATATTCAAAG TCTTTCTTGATGAACATCTAGATCCTGAGTATTTGGAGTTCCTTGAATTTCTTGCGAAGCCAGTCGAGAATCTTCCTAGTGCAGAGATACAATTAGAGAGGAGGGAGGCTGAAAGAGTTG GTGCACTGAAGGATTCTTCCATAGTTACACCTTTAATGGATTTTGTTAGACAGAAAAGAGCTGCTAAGGTTGGATCACGg TCACTGTCTAATGGGAAACTTAGCAGAAGAGCTGGTGGACAATCTGGTGGGATTCCAAGTTCAGCATCATCAAAAAGAGGTTCTGAAAAGAGGCGGGGTTCTACTACAATG TATGTTCTAAGGGATAGCTTGAAAAATGCAAGTGGCAAAGACAAATCGACATACATTCTGGTTTCTAGAAGGGATGAGCAGCAACTTTCCAATAGGCCTGTTATTTTGGCATCATCTGTGGGAACTGAAGTATCTGAAGAGGAAAGTG GAGCTACTAGAATTACTGATGCTGATAAAAATAAAGTTCTGCTTCtgaaagggaaagggaaagagaaagaaatttctCAT GTGGCTGGAAGTATATTGCATCAACAGAATTTTACATCTCCAATTAAAACAATACTTCGTTCAACTCCTACCAAACTGAACTCACGACGCGAAAACAGAATAATCAGAGGCATACTGTTAAACAAGGATTCTCGTCAAAGTCAGTGTGCCGGCTTCCAGTCAGAGCAGCATATTGAGACCTCACATTTGGAAAAAGAGAGACGACCTACTTGGCATCCACATGCAAATTTAGGTTTGAAGGATGCATGCAATGCTTCAGATGGTAACGTTGCTGGGAATCACTTGCATGGTGCTAAGAAGCTAGAAAGACGTAGCAGAAACAAAGATAGAACAGATCATGGTGTTTGGACCCTTCGCCATTCTGATGGATCATGTGCTAGTGATGAGTCCTTGTCATCATCTGCTTCTCAATCTGCGCAGATACTTATAGATTCTTCAGAAG GGGCTTGTGGTGATAATAAAGTTGATTTCTCAAGTGTTGGGAGCTGGCAAGGTAAAACTTTTGCAAGTGAACATAATG CATCCAGTAAGCACGTCAGCCGTCGTGTAGCAGTTGCCAATGGATCATCTGCTGTGAATGATGGGAAACCAGGGAAAAGAGCCAATGTGTATGGTTCTCATGAG AAACAAGTATGGGTACAGAAATCTAGTTCTGGTTCTtag
- the LOC105795510 gene encoding regulator of nonsense transcripts UPF3 isoform X2, giving the protein MKRTLDRTKVVLRHLPPSITEAMLIEQVDSAFAGRYNWFSFRPGKNRQKHQSCSRLYIDFKSLEDVLEFAEFFNGHVFVNEKGAQFKTIVEYAPSQCVPTLWAKNDDCEGTIFKVFLDEHLDPEYLEFLEFLAKPVENLPSAEIQLERREAERVGALKDSSIVTPLMDFVRQKRAAKVGSRSLSNGKLSRRAGGQSGGIPSSASSKRGSEKRRGSTTMVCIYLYVLRDSLKNASGKDKSTYILVSRRDEQQLSNRPVILASSVGTEVSEEESGATRITDADKNKVLLLKGKGKEKEISHVAGSILHQQNFTSPIKTILRSTPTKLNSRRENRIIRGILLNKDSRQSQCAGFQSEQHIETSHLEKERRPTWHPHANLGLKDACNASDGNVAGNHLHGAKKLERRSRNKDRTDHGVWTLRHSDGSCASDESLSSSASQSAQILIDSSEGACGDNKVDFSSVGSWQGKTFASEHNASSKHVSRRVAVANGSSAVNDGKPGKRANVYGSHEKQVWVQKSSSGS; this is encoded by the exons ATGAAGCGGACTTTGGATCGAACCAAAGTGGTTCTCCGCCACTTGCCACCGTCCATTACGGAGGCCATGCTTATCGAACAAGTCGATAGTGCCTTTGCTGGCCGTTACAACTGGTTTTCCTTCCGTCCAGGAAAGAACCG TCAGAAGCATCAGTCTTGTTCCAGACTGTACATAGACTTCAAGAGCCTTGAGGATGTCTTGGAGTTTGCAGAGTTCTTTAACGGTCATGTGTTTGTTAATGAGAAAG GGGCACAGTTTAAAACTATTGTTGAGTATGCACCTTCCCAATGCGTTCCCACACTCTGGGCTAAAAATGATGATTGTGAAGGGACTATATTCAAAG TCTTTCTTGATGAACATCTAGATCCTGAGTATTTGGAGTTCCTTGAATTTCTTGCGAAGCCAGTCGAGAATCTTCCTAGTGCAGAGATACAATTAGAGAGGAGGGAGGCTGAAAGAGTTG GTGCACTGAAGGATTCTTCCATAGTTACACCTTTAATGGATTTTGTTAGACAGAAAAGAGCTGCTAAGGTTGGATCACGg TCACTGTCTAATGGGAAACTTAGCAGAAGAGCTGGTGGACAATCTGGTGGGATTCCAAGTTCAGCATCATCAAAAAGAGGTTCTGAAAAGAGGCGGGGTTCTACTACAATGGTATGCATATATTTG TATGTTCTAAGGGATAGCTTGAAAAATGCAAGTGGCAAAGACAAATCGACATACATTCTGGTTTCTAGAAGGGATGAGCAGCAACTTTCCAATAGGCCTGTTATTTTGGCATCATCTGTGGGAACTGAAGTATCTGAAGAGGAAAGTG GAGCTACTAGAATTACTGATGCTGATAAAAATAAAGTTCTGCTTCtgaaagggaaagggaaagagaaagaaatttctCAT GTGGCTGGAAGTATATTGCATCAACAGAATTTTACATCTCCAATTAAAACAATACTTCGTTCAACTCCTACCAAACTGAACTCACGACGCGAAAACAGAATAATCAGAGGCATACTGTTAAACAAGGATTCTCGTCAAAGTCAGTGTGCCGGCTTCCAGTCAGAGCAGCATATTGAGACCTCACATTTGGAAAAAGAGAGACGACCTACTTGGCATCCACATGCAAATTTAGGTTTGAAGGATGCATGCAATGCTTCAGATGGTAACGTTGCTGGGAATCACTTGCATGGTGCTAAGAAGCTAGAAAGACGTAGCAGAAACAAAGATAGAACAGATCATGGTGTTTGGACCCTTCGCCATTCTGATGGATCATGTGCTAGTGATGAGTCCTTGTCATCATCTGCTTCTCAATCTGCGCAGATACTTATAGATTCTTCAGAAG GGGCTTGTGGTGATAATAAAGTTGATTTCTCAAGTGTTGGGAGCTGGCAAGGTAAAACTTTTGCAAGTGAACATAATG CATCCAGTAAGCACGTCAGCCGTCGTGTAGCAGTTGCCAATGGATCATCTGCTGTGAATGATGGGAAACCAGGGAAAAGAGCCAATGTGTATGGTTCTCATGAG AAACAAGTATGGGTACAGAAATCTAGTTCTGGTTCTtag